A region of the Vigna unguiculata cultivar IT97K-499-35 chromosome 9, ASM411807v1, whole genome shotgun sequence genome:
tttaattattataatataatacatatacttaaaatatttattttttgtttgtaaaactttatttaaatagaaaaggaaataaatattACGTGGATACAGATacccttttcttcttcaacGAACAACCATTTGGAAGCCCAGCCCATCGCTACTCTTCGTTTGCAATTAGGGTTTCCGGTATCTCCAACACCTTCTTCTCCGTCTTCGATTGCATTCGTTAGTGTTAATGGTTCAGCTCATGAAGAATTCTGGGAAGGCTGAAACCATTTCGTGCGGTGATGCGAAGAACAAGAACACCGTCAAGTTGGAGATCGTCGAGGACCCACTGGAAGAAGAGCATGCCCCCCTCAACAAGCGCCACAAACCCTCCTCTCAGGTATTTCCTAACCTATTTATCTAACTATCTATCTCCCTTTCAATCGCAAGATCGCGTTTTTAGTGACCTTGCTTGGGTTCAAaagatttgtttttttcattgttCTCTCATGTTGAAATCCCTCTTTTGCGTTGCCAATTGCTATTTCCAGACTCAGAAGCTGCATTAATTTACATGTTATCTCAATTGCCTAACTGTATTTTCCCAAATCATAGAGCAAGCGCTTTGTATTGTTTAGCTGGAGaggttgaaatttttgtgttgtttgtgtGACCAATCGTGTAGCAATGGAGTGCTTCCAGCGATGCTTCTGTCAGTTCTCCTTCCAATCTGAATATTCTCGACGAGCCGAGCCCTTTGGGTTTGCGCCTGAGAAAGAGCCCTTCTCTGTTGGATTTGATTCAGATGAAGCTTTCTCAGGGAACTGCGCAGCAAAACGAGAATTTAAGCTCTGCAGTGAAAAGGGAGAGCAGGGCTGCTACTGCTGCTGCTGACAAGCTTAAGGCTTCAAATTTTCCGGCTTCGCTTCTGAGGATTGGTTCATGGGAGGTATATTTTGAGATTCGTTGTGGCTGTTATGTTTTGGAACTGTATTTTTGTTGTTCAACTTTGACTGGCTGAAGGTTCTACTTTTGGCAGTATAAATCGAGATATGAGGGTGACTTGGTTGCGAAGTGTTACTTTGCTAAACATAAACTTGTCTGGGAAGTTCTTGAAGGTGGTCTAAAGAGTAAAATAGAAATTCAATGGTCGGATATCGCGGCACTTAAGGCACATTGTCCTGATAATGGGCCTAGTACATTGACTGTTGTGGTAATTTATTTATCTGTTTTAGCTGCTGGAATAGTTCTTTATGAATCATTTGTGTATATGTATGGGCTTGAGATTAgtgtataatttttgtaattattgtcTCAGCTTGCTAGACCGCCTCTTTACTTCAGGGAGACTAATCCTCAGCCTAGAAAGCATACACTATGGCAGGCAACGGCGGATTTTACTGATGGACAGTGTGGCAAACATAGGTATATTCTTTAAAACTGTTTTCTTCTGATATGTGGGTGTGGGTTAAGCTTTTGCCCTTTGAAAAGTTTGATGGTTTTATTCATTTATCATAAGTTGTGATGAAAAAATAGCTTTTCGATAAACCCATTCTTCACATTTACTGCTGTGAAATTTGAAAAGGCAGTGTGAAGTGTTCTGAAGTTATTTAGTGAATGAGGTCAAGTGCCTGTTTTGTATTTTGTTGAATCCAGACTACTCAATATGCATATAATGGAGCACTTTTAATCTTTGATCTGATTTATTTTTCGGAGCAGGGAATGATTTAAGTTTGGCAGAAATTTAATTTTCGGTAAAGTTTTAACAAGTTTAGGACTTTGGGGATGATCGAAAATATGATATTGTGGTTTGTAGGCTGCACTTTTTGCAATGTCCACAAGGGCTCTTGGCAAAACATTTTGAAAAGCTTATCCAGTGCGACATGCGCCTTAATTTCTTAAGCCAACAGCCAGAGATAATTTTGGAGTCACCACATTTTGACCCACAACCTTCTGCATTTGAGGACCCAGAAAATTCAAAAGATCGTGATCAGCTTCAAGTCAGTGGTAAAGGATCCTCCGCATCTTGTTTTCAAGACAGTGGATCACCTGTGGCGTCCCTGTCATCGTCACTTAAAATTGAACACAATGATCCACCTGGAATCACGATGGATAGTCTCCCGCAAGATGCACATTCACCCAGTTCAGGTATTAATACAAGAACTAAGTTCAGTCTGCCTTCGTTTCATGACCTACCCACTTTCCTCAGAAAATGTacaaataaaaaggaaacaGATGTTTAAAGATGAAAGACACACTTCCATACAAATGAACTAATGTGTTATATCCCGGAACATTCAGCTTTGATTTTCCATTTTTGGCTCTCCGTATTATTCCATTCGAATATGATGAGGATTTCCTGAGTAAAATATCTGTCTCTATAGTTGAGTTTGATTGATTAGTCATTTCTGTAGCTTGTTTGCCAGTCCATGTTTTTTCAtgtttagatattattttagtgtattTGTCAGTGTCATGATTTTTCTGGTGCTGTTTGgcttaattgttttatttgtttgcATTTTACACACAAGTCATGGACTGTAGCTCAATTGAAGGGAGTACAAGCTCTGAAACCGATTCGAAGGCCCCAAGAAATAGGGATCAGATAAAACTTCCTGGACTTCGACCTTCCATGTCAGTTAGTGATTTTATTGGCCAAATTGAACTTTGTCTATCAGAGCAAATATCCTCTGGGAATCCACCGTTCTCTGATGGAGGAGCAGAGTACAAGGAGATGCTGGAAGACATTGCACAACATCTTCTTAATGACAATCAGGTTGCAGCAACTTCTGATGAAAAGTCACTCATGTCAAGGGTTAATTCTCTCTGCTGTCTTCTGCAGAAGGAACCTGTAACTGTGCAGAATTCTCATTTTGCTGAAGATAGTACTATTGAAGGAGCTGATGAAGGAAAAGATCTCAAACCTGCCGAGGAGGAATTAAGGGATGTTTCTGGTGGCAAGCAAGCACTAGGCATGTCTAGGAAAGACTCGTTTAGTGATCTGCTTCTCCACTTACCTAGAATCGCTTCTCTTCCAAAGTTCTTGTTTAACATATCAGAAGAGGATGGCGACAGTCATGCCAGTTAAGATGTTCTCTTATTCCAACTTTCAAATTTGGCAAGTACGGAGCTACCTAGCAGTGTTTAGCTGCATAGGGAGTATGTTGTGTCTTTGTAGCAGTGCAGGTTTAATTTCTACCCTGGGAACCACTGGGATTTGGAAAAGTTGTTTTAATGAAGAATCCAAGTGGTGCCCATGTAAAAAATTGTGAAGTAGATGTTTAGCtctgtatttgtttttttgaaaGATTTATTTGTGGGTTGTAAGTAAAATCATGTGTTGCCTGTTCGATCAGGCTATTATTCATGGTTGGTATCCCTGTCTTTCCATGGAATGGAGATAAGCTTGAGCTGACACTATCGCACTGGCAATCTCAGTCTGTAAATTCAAAATAGTAGTCTCATTATTCATCAGTCTCTGGAGTTTCTAGCTTTAAAAATTCTTTACCTTGGTTTTTGTTTGCCACTTTGTCGTTCATTTCTGATTCTTTAGCGCAAACAGATAGTGGAAAATTAAATGAATGATTTGTTGGAGCTAGGACTTTGAACTGAAGGATTAATAAAATCAGGAGTCAGATAGCTCAAAAATAATGATCTAAATAagtatttattctttaataagcactttttaaaatcattatttttggAAGCAGTTagaattttcttatttataaatgcaaaatattatatatttttaaaataagcatATTTGATAAGCAccaatgaataaaaaattgctcattttattaaaaaggttgtttttaaaaataagcaCTAAAATCGCGGGATTAAAATTTGGCACTAAATTAAGTTTAACAGCTATGACTGGTTTAATTGGTTGGAATCAGTATGATTGTCccgaaaattttaaattaaaataattgatttattccGATTTAACTTGTTCTTGTTCTATTGAAGGTGTTGATTCAATATTAAGCCCACTAAGAGGTGattcatctaaatatatttttggacttgagaaaaaaaaaagactttgaaaatactcaattttatttcaaaacacTCACACAGCTCTTATTCATGAGATTTTTGCCATTCAAACCTTATTTGCAAATGTAAGACTTGAATTCCCAGCTAAGGTATTAGCACACCTTATTCTTATTCAAACTTAAGATGAGTTATTATGAGTTAATAGTTTATGCTTAATTTTAAGCTATTTGTTTtatgtgataatttttttctaatttttatacatatttattttctacgACTTACCTTCTTGAgatatcttctccatttttttttaaattgaaaactcTATTTTTTGGTTCTTATAATCTTATTTCCTtctttgataattaatatttttctaagagcctcattttttatattagatcgtttaattttaaaatttgaccttcATAGGTTTTGTTTTCTAAAACTCTAATTtcacaaacaagatattttCATCTCTTCTTTTGGAAATTTGaactaaaattatcaaatttctCTTCTAATCCATTATGTTAATACTtcaatcactacaagaaaaacctAAATGATgaccaaaattaattaatcactatagttaccaatttagatactaatctataaactaaaaattattagtaactaaattaattttaaaaaattctaattgatatctaaattggtcatttaTATTAACTACTTAGGTTTTGACTATCATTACCAATGAAATGAATTGGTGACGAAATTAGTCtttagttaattatttagagaccaatctaaaaataaattcttttagtAACCATTACTAGTAATTTAAAGTAGTTATGTGCAAACTAAttagttaaacttaaaaaaatataaatataaaaaataattaaaaaaattatgaagtaaacaaacttaacaaaaattgagatttatttgaataaaataacaaaattagaacaaatttgagaaaattttaacaaaaaaattgaaaaaaaaagagtattttaacctattaaaaaagACTTATCATGTATAGACAAACATTCatttctttcatatatatatatatatatatatatatatatatatatatatatatatatatatatattaccaagTCACTCTTTTTGCATGAGatttattagtttaaattattatgtCTTTATACCTATGCTTATTTAttcataacaaattattttgttattgtgagaacgaatataaaatttgaatgtttTAAAAGTAAAGATAAATTTACCAATTCACGTATTAATAATCTTTCGTACCTTCATTAAATTACTTCAATGCAGAGTTTATTTtcaatgatatttaaattgtatgCTGATGATATTCTTTTAATGTAGTATGtgagaattattttatttaaatagaataatactAAATCATATAGCTTAACAACAATTAAGGACATTACAATATGTATcactaatatattttcataatttcatcAAACTGCCGAcctttttcatttccttttctattcatctaattttttcttaacttttccTAGTTGAtcatttttctcaaaaattttcttGAATAAATCCATCATACCTACATAATAACTCTCTCAAGTCTATGGACATATATAAAACTTCCTCCATTTTATTTCCATCATTATATATATgatgctttaaaaaaaaaaaaataacacagtGAACAGCACAAGTCTGACTTATgcaatattaaaaagaaaaaagaaaaaatagaaaaaatagagtCAATAGAGAACATTTTTAAACAGAAAATAATGCAACAGAGGAGGATCCCGTGGTAACAGCAAAGGGTAAATTTCAAGAGGCACTGAGAAGGTCAAGATTAGGCATTGATGTTCCTGCTAAGAAGGCCTGGAACATTGTGAGAGCAAGTTTTGGTTTATGCAAAGGAACTTCATGGCCTGCACCCCTTACAACCACAAACGTAAGTCCAGAATATTCTTGGGTCCATCCTCCTACCTGTTCCATTTATATAACGTAGCAGTGCACAAGAGTCGCAAGAACAGAAAATAAACTGAGAAACCAAGTTACAAGAAATTCAAGACAAAAAAATCAGTCATTGTGGAATGACTTACCTCCCCATCATCATACCATGCACGCCAAGGACTCACGGTAGGGAGCTTCAAAGCATTTATGCTATAGCGAGTAGACGTGACAGGTATAACCGTGTCCGTATTACCACTGATATAATCAAGGACATTGAAATGATTTTGTACGTTTAGATTATGTGAAATCAAGAATTTCATCAAGAGAGGGTTTCAGACAAAATGTAATTAGCAAATTGTACAAGGCAACGTAACAGATGCTGAGAATCAGTTTCAAGCTCTTCTTGGCTCActttacatatatatgtattacATCAAACAAACGAGTAAACCCAGGTATTAGGTTTAATTAACCATTTGATCCTTCTTACAAAACTTGTCCTTTTAGTCCCTACACTTAAAAAACTCCTTTTAGTCTGTACctatatcatttttaattccttttattCCTTTTCATAGGGActaaaagacataaaaaaaatatgtatagaGAGAGATTTAAAATGGTATGTGTAAGAATAAGAGGGATGCCTTTACCTATATAGACTAAAAGGGAATGATTTTGTAACTATAGGTTTAAATCTAGATATAAGAAAATAAGACTAACCTGAACACCCATATCTTCAGACCCACGTCAATAAGTTCTTGATAAATATCGAGCACTGATATTGGAGAATCATTCCAGTTTGTATTTACCACGTCACTGCAAAAAATGAGAATAAGAGGATTGTGTTGTctgtaagtttggtaaaagaaaCCAAACAGGTGCAAATAGAGAGAGATATAGACAAAAGGTACGACAATACATTCTACGTTGTGCCTACAATCCCTAAAGTTGCAACCAATTATCAAAATCTCCAAATGATGTAGTTGCAGGGattcttaaattattaaagcgatagtaaaaataagaagaaatgagAATATCAAGACATGTGTGGCCATATGAAAAGTGCCAAGACAAGATACATTTGTACATGAGGAGATATGGGTTTGGCACCGATTGAGAAAAAGATTAACAAAAAATCAGTTAAAATGACTTGGACACAGATGAGAACCTTTAGAGAACCACCTATGGTAGTTGGAGAGACCAAAGCCCTATAAACCCCATACTAGAGTCTTACATTTGGAAAAAAGAGCAAGAGAAAAATTCTTATAAAGGTCGTCTTTATCTCGAAGATGAAACTAGGTGGCATTCAACTTACCTAATGTTATAGGCATCCTTGACTTTTAAAGATGCCTTTGATTTGTTGGATATGCAAGACAAGAAAATTGGTATTGAATTGTCCAAAAATTATGTTAGTG
Encoded here:
- the LOC114164119 gene encoding uncharacterized protein LOC114164119, which produces MVQLMKNSGKAETISCGDAKNKNTVKLEIVEDPLEEEHAPLNKRHKPSSQQWSASSDASVSSPSNLNILDEPSPLGLRLRKSPSLLDLIQMKLSQGTAQQNENLSSAVKRESRAATAAADKLKASNFPASLLRIGSWEYKSRYEGDLVAKCYFAKHKLVWEVLEGGLKSKIEIQWSDIAALKAHCPDNGPSTLTVVLARPPLYFRETNPQPRKHTLWQATADFTDGQCGKHRLHFLQCPQGLLAKHFEKLIQCDMRLNFLSQQPEIILESPHFDPQPSAFEDPENSKDRDQLQVSGKGSSASCFQDSGSPVASLSSSLKIEHNDPPGITMDSLPQDAHSPSSVMDCSSIEGSTSSETDSKAPRNRDQIKLPGLRPSMSVSDFIGQIELCLSEQISSGNPPFSDGGAEYKEMLEDIAQHLLNDNQVAATSDEKSLMSRVNSLCCLLQKEPVTVQNSHFAEDSTIEGADEGKDLKPAEEELRDVSGGKQALGMSRKDSFSDLLLHLPRIASLPKFLFNISEEDGDSHAS